A single genomic interval of Picosynechococcus sp. PCC 7003 harbors:
- a CDS encoding DedA family protein produces the protein MTLELISLETLQTLVTEYGYWSVFIGIGLENMGIPLPGEALTLLGGFFAGSGELQYRWVLGGAIAGSFIGNNIGYLVGKWGGLPLLQKVAHVFKISDEKLAETKQKFLENAPKAVFVGRFITFFRIFAAPFAGIVGMAWPVFLLCNLAGAIAWGTVTVTLPYFLGRIMPLADVLRFMAKFGLIVFALVAAWIIIPLWLEYRPHNQPEK, from the coding sequence ATGACCCTTGAGTTGATTTCCCTAGAAACCCTGCAAACCCTCGTCACAGAATATGGCTACTGGTCTGTTTTTATCGGTATTGGCCTGGAAAATATGGGCATCCCTCTCCCCGGAGAAGCGTTGACCTTGCTGGGGGGCTTTTTTGCGGGGAGCGGCGAGTTGCAATACCGTTGGGTTTTGGGCGGGGCGATCGCCGGATCATTTATCGGCAATAACATCGGCTACCTGGTGGGGAAATGGGGTGGGCTGCCGCTGCTGCAAAAAGTGGCCCATGTCTTCAAAATTAGTGACGAAAAGCTCGCCGAAACCAAACAAAAGTTTTTAGAAAATGCCCCTAAAGCCGTTTTTGTTGGTCGATTTATCACCTTTTTTCGGATTTTTGCGGCCCCCTTCGCGGGCATTGTCGGGATGGCATGGCCGGTCTTTCTGCTGTGCAATCTAGCTGGGGCGATCGCCTGGGGAACAGTGACGGTGACACTTCCTTATTTTCTCGGACGCATTATGCCCCTGGCGGATGTGTTGCGGTTCATGGCGAAATTTGGCCTCATTGTCTTTGCCCTTGTGGCGGCCTGGATTATTATTCCCCTGTGGTTGGAATATCGTCCCCACAACCAACCAGAAAAATAA
- the arsS gene encoding arsenosugar biosynthesis radical SAM (seleno)protein ArsS (Some members of this family are selenoproteins.) gives MVQTPTQTAIPAFQKTLGQPLSKTPISTLQINLGKKCNLACTHCHVEAGPKRTEELSPEICAQLIQVIRTFPQIQTVDLTGGAPEMHYGFRQLVAAARETGKDVIVRSNLTIFFVPGYEDLPRYFAENQVRVVASLPCYLEDNVDRQRGTGVYQDSIAALQRLHALGYGRDPALVLDLVYNPPVPRNQDFSLTPNQAALEQDYKAYLENHFQIQFNHLFTITNLPIGRVKNYLQAHELYEPYLSFLAAHHNGKTVPNLMCRNQLSVDYQGNIFDCDFNQMENLPARTPDGQPVTVQHLLEANSLDAIKTVATKPYCYGCTAGSGSSCGGALS, from the coding sequence ATGGTTCAAACCCCTACCCAAACCGCCATCCCCGCTTTTCAGAAAACCTTGGGTCAGCCCCTCAGCAAAACTCCCATCAGTACCCTCCAAATTAACCTCGGTAAAAAATGTAACCTCGCCTGCACCCATTGCCATGTCGAGGCTGGCCCGAAGCGCACCGAGGAACTCAGCCCGGAAATTTGTGCCCAATTAATCCAAGTGATTCGCACCTTTCCCCAAATTCAAACGGTGGATCTCACTGGGGGAGCACCGGAAATGCATTACGGATTCCGGCAACTGGTGGCCGCAGCACGGGAAACGGGAAAAGATGTCATTGTGCGCTCAAACCTCACAATTTTTTTCGTGCCTGGGTATGAGGACTTACCCAGATATTTTGCGGAAAATCAGGTGCGCGTGGTGGCTTCCCTACCCTGTTATTTGGAAGATAATGTCGATCGCCAACGGGGTACGGGGGTATATCAAGATTCCATTGCGGCCCTACAACGATTACATGCCCTGGGCTACGGTCGGGATCCAGCCCTAGTTTTGGATTTGGTTTACAATCCGCCCGTGCCCCGGAACCAGGACTTTTCCCTTACCCCCAATCAGGCGGCCCTAGAACAGGATTACAAAGCTTATTTGGAAAATCATTTTCAAATTCAGTTTAATCACCTGTTTACGATCACGAATTTGCCCATTGGCCGGGTTAAAAATTATCTCCAGGCCCACGAGCTTTATGAACCCTATCTCAGCTTTTTAGCGGCACATCACAACGGGAAAACGGTGCCAAACCTTATGTGTCGGAATCAGCTTTCTGTGGATTACCAAGGCAATATTTTTGATTGTGATTTTAACCAGATGGAAAATCTCCCTGCTCGCACTCCCGACGGTCAGCCTGTTACAGTGCAGCATCTCCTAGAGGCCAACTCTTTGGATGCCATTAAAACGGTGGCAACGAAGCCCTATTGCTATGGTTGCACAGCGGGGAGCGGTTCGAGTTGTGGTGGTGCTTTGAGCTAG
- a CDS encoding methyltransferase domain-containing protein encodes MPEQSITPTYDVENAVLSRYQAGAETHEPSLCCPTEYQDVHYLDVIPDEILTKDYGCGDPTRYAKPGDVVLDLGSGAGKNCYMVAQKVGPTGKVIGIDFNDVMLNLARKYQGAIATKIGFHNTEFVKGKIQDLKLPLDPLQAWLQANPITTLEDIARYETEGDRLRAESPLIADESIDLVISNCVLNLVKPSDKQQLFQEIHRVLKQGGRAVISDIVCDETPTEKILNDPELWSGCIAGAFLEAEFLQMFVDAGFYGVEILSYAAEPWQTIDGIEFRSLTVRAYKGKVGIGRERHQAVIYKGPWQQIQDDAGHTYFRGERMAVSDQTFQRLTNPDGPYAGQFIAVAPYQGISSEAAAPFNCPPEARRDPQETKGADYNLTQLTVDSACCSPDSCC; translated from the coding sequence ATGCCCGAACAAAGTATTACACCGACCTACGATGTGGAGAATGCGGTTCTCAGTCGCTACCAAGCGGGAGCCGAGACCCATGAACCCAGCCTGTGTTGTCCGACGGAATACCAGGATGTCCATTATCTGGATGTGATTCCCGATGAAATTTTGACAAAGGATTACGGTTGTGGTGATCCGACTCGCTATGCAAAACCAGGGGATGTCGTCTTGGATCTCGGTTCGGGGGCTGGCAAGAATTGCTACATGGTCGCCCAAAAAGTGGGGCCGACAGGGAAGGTGATTGGCATTGATTTTAATGATGTGATGTTAAATCTCGCCCGTAAATATCAAGGGGCGATCGCCACCAAAATTGGCTTCCACAATACCGAATTTGTCAAAGGGAAAATCCAAGACCTCAAACTCCCCCTCGATCCGCTCCAGGCTTGGCTCCAGGCTAATCCCATTACCACCCTAGAAGATATCGCCCGCTATGAAACAGAAGGCGATCGCCTCCGGGCAGAGTCCCCTTTGATTGCCGACGAGAGCATTGATCTGGTGATTTCCAACTGTGTTCTGAACCTCGTCAAACCCAGCGATAAACAACAACTGTTCCAAGAAATCCACCGGGTACTCAAACAAGGTGGCCGCGCCGTTATCTCGGACATTGTTTGTGACGAGACACCCACCGAAAAAATCCTCAATGATCCAGAGCTATGGAGTGGTTGCATTGCTGGCGCTTTCCTCGAAGCCGAATTTTTGCAAATGTTTGTGGATGCTGGTTTTTATGGGGTGGAAATCTTGAGTTACGCTGCTGAACCCTGGCAAACCATTGATGGCATCGAATTTCGCTCCTTGACTGTCCGGGCCTACAAAGGCAAAGTGGGCATTGGTCGCGAACGGCACCAAGCAGTTATTTATAAAGGCCCCTGGCAGCAGATCCAAGACGACGCGGGCCACACCTATTTTCGGGGAGAAAGAATGGCCGTTAGTGATCAAACCTTTCAACGCCTAACCAATCCCGACGGCCCCTATGCTGGGCAATTTATCGCCGTTGCCCCCTACCAAGGAATTTCCTCGGAAGCCGCTGCTCCATTCAACTGTCCTCCAGAGGCCCGCCGTGATCCCCAAGAGACCAAAGGCGCAGATTATAACCTGACCCAACTAACCGTAGACTCCGCCTGTTGCAGCCCCGACAGTTGTTGCTAA
- the ribD gene encoding bifunctional diaminohydroxyphosphoribosylaminopyrimidine deaminase/5-amino-6-(5-phosphoribosylamino)uracil reductase RibD yields the protein MTSNAAPVGTDFDRAMMQRCITLAKQAAGKTAPNPMVGAVVVQDQKIIGEGFHPGAGQPHAEVFALREAGAAAKGATLYVSLEPCNHHGRTPPCSQAVVKAGVAKVVVGMIDPNPLVAGGGLKTLTDAGIEVVTGVEEAACRALNAGFIWRMVHQRPFGILKYAMTLDGKIATTTGHSAWITHQETRNRVYDLRSQCDAVVVGGNTVRLDDPYLTTHGTTDHNPLRVVVSQTLTLPRDRHLWDVAAAPTVVLTQATANPEMQDFLRQRGVEVVHLDPVAPEGVMQYLYDRGCLQVLWECGGTLAAAAIASGSVQKVMAFIAPKIIGGQGAPTPVGNLGLTLMDEAIALENVKLQSIGHDFLIEGQLSTI from the coding sequence ATGACCTCAAACGCTGCCCCCGTTGGAACTGACTTTGATCGTGCCATGATGCAACGCTGTATTACGTTAGCAAAGCAGGCAGCCGGAAAAACCGCCCCCAACCCGATGGTGGGAGCTGTGGTCGTTCAAGATCAAAAAATTATTGGCGAAGGATTTCATCCGGGGGCAGGTCAACCCCATGCAGAGGTGTTTGCTCTCCGGGAGGCAGGGGCAGCCGCTAAAGGAGCAACGCTCTATGTCAGCCTAGAACCCTGTAATCACCACGGCAGAACACCCCCCTGTAGTCAGGCTGTGGTCAAAGCGGGTGTTGCCAAAGTGGTGGTGGGCATGATCGATCCGAATCCTTTGGTGGCAGGGGGCGGTTTAAAAACCCTTACAGATGCGGGTATTGAGGTCGTAACGGGTGTTGAAGAGGCCGCTTGTCGTGCGTTAAATGCAGGCTTCATTTGGCGGATGGTGCATCAACGTCCTTTCGGAATTTTGAAATATGCCATGACCCTCGATGGGAAAATTGCCACAACCACGGGCCACAGTGCTTGGATCACCCACCAGGAAACTCGTAATCGAGTCTATGATCTTCGTTCTCAGTGTGATGCCGTGGTTGTCGGGGGAAATACGGTACGCTTGGATGATCCCTATTTAACGACTCACGGGACTACTGACCATAATCCTTTGCGTGTTGTTGTGAGCCAGACTTTAACCCTGCCCCGCGATCGCCATTTGTGGGATGTGGCCGCTGCGCCGACGGTGGTTTTAACCCAGGCCACAGCAAACCCAGAGATGCAGGATTTCCTCCGGCAACGAGGAGTGGAAGTGGTGCACCTTGATCCGGTAGCCCCTGAGGGCGTGATGCAATATCTCTACGACCGGGGTTGTTTGCAGGTGTTGTGGGAATGTGGCGGTACCCTCGCGGCGGCGGCGATCGCCTCTGGCAGTGTCCAAAAGGTAATGGCTTTTATCGCGCCGAAAATTATTGGTGGCCAAGGAGCACCGACCCCCGTGGGAAATTTAGGTTTAACGCTCATGGACGAGGCGATCGCCCTCGAAAATGTCAAGCTTCAATCCATCGGCCATGATTTTTTAATCGAAGGTCAATTATCCACTATATAG
- a CDS encoding P-loop ATPase, Sll1717 family, protein MVTILNISLGDFSAENDLNLSEYFVEDTPAYRASEDINDDRYILLGRTGSGKSAILSHINSKFRDNSNYICAFIRPEKSYLEAIIQTDEFFELKTIKGLEKILFKLIWQYVIMIEVLREKYGHNGPARKLKLLIGNDLKAYKFLNKVNQLSRENQTLADVIINLLKEIKIQIKDISVSAGKDARSSSYEVTHGLIKETESFHKNGFWDVVGGAKLYLLFDDLDLGWNPEDENQQLLLGSLFMVMKDYVYRERVKPLIALRTNILEGLDLPQREKFDNNILRISWTKPKLETMLLLRFIRYSTTRKIEGMSDIFDLSSQENINSPVDYMIKRTLYRPRDLLAFCMHAIEETSKIGCGKITIKNVVDAESQYSLNRTQALADEWKYLYPDLDSLVKLLIKIAKNTGNLEYISPKKLKEILIEAKERILTTPEPNRFYENIKWLGSYFPDDNSPGEIVNRLFKLGIIGYKQLSDSRYIFSYELDKLPDINESTYFTFHPMFEKLSTSELAFGDRNPWE, encoded by the coding sequence TTGGTAACAATATTAAATATTTCTTTAGGTGATTTTTCAGCAGAAAATGACTTGAACCTCAGCGAATATTTTGTTGAAGACACCCCAGCTTATAGAGCTTCAGAAGACATAAATGATGATCGGTACATATTGTTGGGGCGTACTGGTTCAGGTAAATCCGCAATATTATCACACATCAACAGCAAATTTAGAGATAATAGTAATTATATCTGTGCTTTTATTCGACCAGAAAAAAGCTATCTAGAAGCCATTATCCAAACAGATGAATTCTTTGAATTGAAAACAATAAAAGGGCTTGAAAAAATACTTTTTAAGCTGATATGGCAATATGTAATTATGATTGAGGTTCTCCGAGAAAAATATGGACATAATGGTCCAGCAAGAAAACTTAAATTATTGATTGGGAATGATCTAAAAGCTTATAAATTTCTAAATAAAGTCAATCAATTATCTAGAGAAAATCAAACGTTAGCTGACGTAATAATTAATTTATTGAAGGAAATAAAAATTCAAATAAAGGATATTTCAGTTTCCGCAGGGAAAGACGCAAGATCGTCTTCTTACGAAGTTACTCATGGGCTCATTAAAGAGACCGAAAGTTTTCATAAAAATGGATTTTGGGATGTGGTTGGTGGAGCAAAATTGTATCTTCTATTCGATGATTTAGATCTTGGATGGAATCCTGAAGATGAAAATCAACAACTACTTCTTGGTAGTTTGTTCATGGTTATGAAAGACTATGTTTATCGAGAAAGAGTAAAACCATTGATTGCATTGAGAACAAATATTCTTGAGGGGTTAGATTTACCTCAAAGAGAAAAATTTGACAACAATATACTACGAATCTCGTGGACTAAACCCAAGCTTGAAACCATGCTTCTACTACGTTTTATTAGATACTCTACTACTCGAAAAATAGAAGGCATGAGTGACATCTTTGATTTAAGCTCTCAAGAAAATATAAATTCTCCTGTTGATTACATGATCAAAAGAACCCTCTATCGACCACGAGATTTATTAGCCTTTTGTATGCATGCGATCGAAGAAACAAGCAAAATTGGTTGTGGCAAGATTACAATTAAAAATGTTGTTGATGCCGAATCTCAATATTCCTTGAATAGAACACAGGCACTTGCAGATGAGTGGAAGTATCTATATCCTGATTTGGATTCTCTCGTTAAGCTTTTAATAAAAATTGCAAAAAACACTGGAAACCTTGAATATATTTCTCCGAAAAAACTTAAAGAAATTTTAATCGAGGCAAAAGAGAGAATTTTAACTACGCCTGAGCCTAATCGTTTTTATGAAAATATTAAGTGGCTAGGTTCATATTTTCCTGACGACAATAGTCCTGGTGAAATTGTTAATAGATTATTTAAGTTAGGCATTATTGGGTATAAGCAACTTTCAGATAGCAGATATATTTTTTCGTATGAATTAGATAAACTACCAGACATCAATGAAAGTACATATTTTACTTTTCATCCAATGTTTGAAAAACTATCTACAAGTGAACTAGCATTTGGAGACAGAAATCCTTGGGAATAA